One Drosophila santomea strain STO CAGO 1482 chromosome X, Prin_Dsan_1.1, whole genome shotgun sequence DNA segment encodes these proteins:
- the LOC120456049 gene encoding uncharacterized protein LOC120456049 — translation MSSHQKQINVYVPPISSFPEDSLLGGYGLQDRIELPKATTEVLEDVLDERDAHFLYVIDGQGRLLEHIRYYGNDYRMALREALTTNVLDHQDTHSQDFPSNREQQNEETYQCTQQIN, via the coding sequence ATGTCCAGCCACCAGAAACAAATCAATGTGTATGTGCCACCGATCAGTAGTTTTCCGGAGGACAGTTTGCTGGGCGGCTATGGACTGCAGGATCGCATTGAGTTGCCCAAGGCCACCACGGAGGTCCTTGAGGATGTCCTCGATGAGCGGGACGCGCACTTCCTCTACGTAATCGATGGCCAGGGACGGCTGTTGGAGCATATACGTTACTACGGGAACGATTACCGGATGGCACTGCGTGAGGCCCTAACCACGAATGTCCTTGACCACCAGGATACTCACAGCCAGGATTTCCCATCGAATCGTGAACAGCAGAACGAAGAAACATACCAGTGcacacaacaaataaattaa
- the LOC120457192 gene encoding uncharacterized protein LOC120457192 isoform X1: MAASRKSGKKNITEKQEAKMLAEEGGKSASDSDLSDTDFTLVKFIDDPNILRIAVMASPEVTLGFLLAGVGYQKDRFRNYMMVESETPQEDVEQFFLTVYRRSNIGIVILDYDTVKRLRNVMQRCNQLLPVLVTVPNKSSLTTYLDKKERNRRLRQRDAY; this comes from the exons ATGGCGGCCAGTCGAAAGTCCGGTAAGAAGAACATCACGGAAAAGCAGGAAGCGAAAATGCTGGCCGAGGAAGGTGGAAAATCGGCTAGCGATAGCGATTTGAGTGACACCGATTTTACATTGGTTAAATTTATAGACGATCCGAATATCCTGCGAATTGCTGTCATGGCTTCTCCT GAGGTGACCTTGGGTTTTCTGCTCGCTGGCGTTGGCTATCAGAAGGATCGATTTCGCAACTATATGATGGTGGAAAGCG AAACGCCACAGGAGGATGTGGAGCAGTTCTTTCTCACGGTTTACAGGAGATCCAATATCGGCATTGTCATCCTCGACTACGATACGGTGAAAAGGCTGCGCAATGTGATGCAACGATGTAATCAACTGCTGCCCGTCCTGGTCACAGTGCCCAACAAATCCTCACTCACCACCTATCTGGACAAAAAGGAACGCAATCGTCGACTTCGCCAGCGGGATGCCTATTAg
- the LOC120457192 gene encoding uncharacterized protein LOC120457192 isoform X2, with protein MMVESETPQEDVEQFFLTVYRRSNIGIVILDYDTVKRLRNVMQRCNQLLPVLVTVPNKSSLTTYLDKKERNRRLRQRDAY; from the exons ATGATGGTGGAAAGCG AAACGCCACAGGAGGATGTGGAGCAGTTCTTTCTCACGGTTTACAGGAGATCCAATATCGGCATTGTCATCCTCGACTACGATACGGTGAAAAGGCTGCGCAATGTGATGCAACGATGTAATCAACTGCTGCCCGTCCTGGTCACAGTGCCCAACAAATCCTCACTCACCACCTATCTGGACAAAAAGGAACGCAATCGTCGACTTCGCCAGCGGGATGCCTATTAg